A genomic stretch from Psilocybe cubensis strain MGC-MH-2018 chromosome 1, whole genome shotgun sequence includes:
- a CDS encoding Chitin deacetylase 1 has product MSTSTSTVNLTNYPPRDFKGYGRVPPNPNWPNGAKIAVNFVINYEEGGENTLDNGDAQGEAMLQEVGPKIGLQGERDIPMETQFEYGSRRGMWRLLNLFEKHNMAVTIYAVGKAYEQQPDIAAACEQGGHETASHCYRWIDYTLMDAETEEKHIRQAVESFKKTSPTGKVPVGWYYGRPSPRSRALISKVYRELGLELLYQADTYADDLPYYIPDPIAGPSEGLLMMPYSYDCNDFKFFVAPGFGSSMAYFEHAKNGFDTLYEEGENGQPAYLTVALHARVIGRPGRFQAIKQFVEYVAQKPDVWVATREQIARHWKAQYPYQPPSAA; this is encoded by the exons atgtccacatccacatccaccgTGAACCTGACCAACTACCCCCCACGCGACTTCAAAGGGTACGGCCGTGTGCCGCCCAACCCGAACTGGCCCAACGGCGCCAAGATCGCGGTCAACTTTGTCATCAACTACGAAGAAGGCGGCGAGAACACGCTCGACAACGGCGATGCGCAGGGCGAGGCGATGTTGCAGGAAGTCGGCCCC AAAATTGGATTGCAGGGCGAGCGCGATATTCCGATGGAGACTCAGTTCGAGTACGGCTCGCGCCGCGGTATGTGGCGCCTGCTCAACCTCTTCGAGAAGCACAACATGGCCGTGACAATCTACGCCGTCGGAAAAGCATACGAGCAACAACC AGACATCGCCGCGGCATGCGAACAAGGCGGGCACGAAACAGCCTCGCACTGCTACCGCTGGATCGACTACACGCTCATGGACGCCGAGACGGAGGAGAAGCATATCAGACAGGCAGTCGAGTCGTTTAAGAAGACGAGTCCGACGGGCAAGGTCCCTGTCGGGTGGTACTACGGCCGCCCGTCCCCGCGCAGCCGCGCGCTCATATCCAAAGTGTACCGCGAGCTCGGTCTGGAGCTTTTGTACCAAGCTGATACCT ACGCCGACGACCTCCCATACTACATCCCCGACCCCATCGCAGGCCCCTCCGAAGGCCTCCTAATGATGCCCTACAGCTACGACTGCAACGACTTCAAATTCTTTGTCGCGCCAGGGTTCGGCTCCTCCATGGCCTACTTCGAACACGCCAAGAACGGGTTCGATACGCTGTATGAGGAAGGCGAGAACGGGCAGCCGGCGTATCTTACTGTTGCGCTGCATGCGCGGGTTATTGGACGGCCTGGGAGGTTTCAGGCTATTAAGCAG tTTGTTGAGTATGTGGCGCAGAAACCTGATGTGTGGGTTGCTACCCGCGAGCAGATTGCGAGGCATTGGAAGGCGCAGTACCCGTATCAACCTCCTAGCGCTGCCTAG